The following nucleotide sequence is from Psychroserpens sp. Hel_I_66.
TAAAAGACCTTTCATGCCAAATGCTTGTTTTGCCCATTTGTGTAGATTGAAAAAATCGGTATGTTTTATAATTTTATCATCTCTAAATTCAAAATGCGCTCTAACCTTATTATGCACGGGTCTGTTAGTCTTACTAAAAACGTAGCGAGCTTCCCATTTGGCACTTCCGATACCATTTTCAAAATCAATTTCTGAATAGTCAATAATAAAATTCTTTCCTTTTTGTGTTTCACATAGCATTCGCCACATGTTTTTTGCATGTTCGCCTTTTAGAACACCAAAAGCGGGATCTTCAAAAACAACGTCATCATGATAGTTTGAAATCATTGTTTCAGCATCTAAATTGCTAAAAGCTTGGTAAAAATTTATTATAG
It contains:
- a CDS encoding nuclear transport factor 2 family protein, which codes for MKSTIINFYQAFSNLDAETMISNYHDDVVFEDPAFGVLKGEHAKNMWRMLCETQKGKNFIIDYSEIDFENGIGSAKWEARYVFSKTNRPVHNKVRAHFEFRDDKIIKHTDFFNLHKWAKQAFGMKGLLLGGTSFFKNKLNAQTNILLLNYEDGI